From the Propionispora hippei DSM 15287 genome, the window ACACCTAATGTTATAGTAGTCAATCTGATCGTAAATCAATTTTGGTGAAAGGCCGGACCTTGTCCGGCTTTTTATTTTTCTATAATAATTCAAGGGGCTGTGTATGGACTCTTTTGGGTTTATGCCTGCTTTTCCACATAAAGGCAGGCATAAGTAATGCCTGAGCTACAGATAATGTGATTAGGTGATTCCATTAGTTATTTTAGCAGAAAAAATGAGGTGTTTTTTTTATGTCGAAAACTCTTTATGTCGGAAACTTACCTTGGCAAACAACTGAGAATGACCTTGCGGATGTCTTCCGGCAGCATGGCACGGTCATATCCAGTAGAATTGTTACTGACAGAGACACAGGGAGGGCAAGGGGATTTGGCTTTGTTGAAGTGGACGATGCGGATGCTGAAAAAATGGTAGCGGCAATGAATGATACTGAAGTAGGCGGACGACGCGTTGTAGTGAATGAAGCCAGGCAGCGATAGGGCTAATTAGATGTATTTATGCATCATGACTTATAAAATGCTCTTCAATAGCTTGCTTTCACGCCTAAGAACTGGCTGATCGTGAATAGGTAATAGATCAGCTTCACCATGCAAGTCCGGAAAATGCTGAAAAGCCGCTGATTAAGCGGCTTTTTTGTTGTTTATAAGACTCTTTGCTCATGCCAGTCCTAAATTGCTTC encodes:
- a CDS encoding RNA recognition motif domain-containing protein yields the protein MSKTLYVGNLPWQTTENDLADVFRQHGTVISSRIVTDRDTGRARGFGFVEVDDADAEKMVAAMNDTEVGGRRVVVNEARQR